A section of the Labrus mixtus chromosome 15, fLabMix1.1, whole genome shotgun sequence genome encodes:
- the si:ch73-70k4.1 gene encoding Fanconi anemia core complex-associated protein 20 isoform X2 has protein sequence MAEKPLKLKSKLKRKKSSVEDLQPDFSPRGTQRKSPLVPGDRTAEPGRSVVPAAAWWNKEQLPAVEALWALTLKSAQLYLQDQNWDLIPDLPEPSTARPSALKEDDQRWCDLNEDVAPFPEPSLRTSSSPGPLRLTPSQQDLPVQTLPELSSHSRKSLNVRTSVQTSTKRTSSVGGEEERKGGERGRQRPLIPDSPVEEEEGEYEEELMEVKEAGEEGGPGGGGRLQSCPMCLLAFPAGFTQMDCDGHLAQCLSEVNVDVTW, from the exons ATGGCTGAAAAACCTTTAAAACTAAAGTCTAAACTGAAGCGAAAGAAATCCTCAGTGGAAGATCTTCAGCCGGACTTTTCTCCAAGAGGAACACAGAGGAAGAGTCCTCTGGTCCCCGGTGACAGGACAGCGGAGCCCGGGAG GTCTGTGGTTCCTGCAGCAGCTTGGTGGAACAAAGAGCAGCTTCCTGCTGTGGAGGCTCTGTGGGCGTTAACGCTGAAGTCTGCTCAGCTCTACCTGCAGGACCAGAACTGGGACCTCATCCCTGATCTTCCAGAACCATCCACAGCT AGACCCTCAGCTCTGAAGGAGGATGATCAGCGCTGGTGTGACCTCAACGAGGACGTCGCTCCCTTCCCTGAACCGTCTCTGAGGACTTCATCTAGTCCAGGTCCTCTCAGGCTCACCCCCTCCCAGCAGGACCTCCCAGTACAGACTCTACCTGAGCTGTCCTCCCACAGCAGGAAAAGTCTCAACGTCAGAACATCTGTTCAAACGTCCACTAAGAGAACCTCCAGtgtaggaggagaagaggagaggaaaggaggagagcgaggaagACAAAGACCGCTGATACCTGACAGcccagtggaggaggaggagggtgaatATGAAGAAGAGCTAATGGAGGTTAAAGAagcgggggaggagggag gaccaggaggaggagggcgtcTGCAGAGCTGCCCCATGTGTCTGCTGGCGTTCCCTGCTGG GTTCACACAGATGGACTGTGACGGCCACCTGGCCCAGTGTCTGTCTGAGGTGAACGTGGACGTCACCTGGTGA
- the si:ch73-70k4.1 gene encoding Fanconi anemia core complex-associated protein 20 isoform X1, with translation MAEKPLKLKSKLKRKKSSVEDLQPDFSPRGTQRKSPLVPGDRTAEPGRSVVPAAAWWNKEQLPAVEALWALTLKSAQLYLQDQNWDLIPDLPEPSTARPSALKEDDQRWCDLNEDVAPFPEPSLRTSSSPGPLRLTPSQQDLPVQTLPELSSHSRKSLNVRTSVQTSTKRTSSVGGEEERKGGERGRQRPLIPDSPVEEEEGEYEEELMEVKEAGEEGGVRGGGRLQSCPMCLLAFPAGFTQMDCDGHLAQCLSEVNVDVTW, from the exons ATGGCTGAAAAACCTTTAAAACTAAAGTCTAAACTGAAGCGAAAGAAATCCTCAGTGGAAGATCTTCAGCCGGACTTTTCTCCAAGAGGAACACAGAGGAAGAGTCCTCTGGTCCCCGGTGACAGGACAGCGGAGCCCGGGAG GTCTGTGGTTCCTGCAGCAGCTTGGTGGAACAAAGAGCAGCTTCCTGCTGTGGAGGCTCTGTGGGCGTTAACGCTGAAGTCTGCTCAGCTCTACCTGCAGGACCAGAACTGGGACCTCATCCCTGATCTTCCAGAACCATCCACAGCT AGACCCTCAGCTCTGAAGGAGGATGATCAGCGCTGGTGTGACCTCAACGAGGACGTCGCTCCCTTCCCTGAACCGTCTCTGAGGACTTCATCTAGTCCAGGTCCTCTCAGGCTCACCCCCTCCCAGCAGGACCTCCCAGTACAGACTCTACCTGAGCTGTCCTCCCACAGCAGGAAAAGTCTCAACGTCAGAACATCTGTTCAAACGTCCACTAAGAGAACCTCCAGtgtaggaggagaagaggagaggaaaggaggagagcgaggaagACAAAGACCGCTGATACCTGACAGcccagtggaggaggaggagggtgaatATGAAGAAGAGCTAATGGAGGTTAAAGAagcgggggaggagggaggtgtca gaggaggagggcgtcTGCAGAGCTGCCCCATGTGTCTGCTGGCGTTCCCTGCTGG GTTCACACAGATGGACTGTGACGGCCACCTGGCCCAGTGTCTGTCTGAGGTGAACGTGGACGTCACCTGGTGA